Within Salvia splendens isolate huo1 chromosome 21, SspV2, whole genome shotgun sequence, the genomic segment ttcccactataagccgccccgcttccgccccgctttcgccccgctcgcggctatagccccgtccacgttatagtggacgctcttaaAGGGAATGAAATATGATTTATCCTTTTATGTTTCTAAATCTGGAGGATCTTCATTTAATCAGGCCCCTACTGATGTATGAATCGAGTAGTGCTGCCTTTAATAGTAGTCGTAGACCTTGTATGTCTATATTGTGGAAATTTATGAACCTATATTGGCATTAATTGCATAATTTAATTGCATTAATCCAATGTTCATACTCCAAATTAAAGCCTACCTCTCATCCACATTTCATGCCCCATTTATCAATAATTCCACGACAAATTCAAAAGTAGAATGCATGTGGATTATTTAAGCAACAATGATGAGCATAATTCATAATGTAACGTTTGATTTCCTTACCAAATTGCGGCTTTTGTTATAGTGAAAGGACGGCAGCATGAgaagaaaaataattactactcctaTTACTACAATTTTGAAACATGCatacaacaaaatatttttttcccaGATTTTAATTAAGACGTGTGACATTATACTTTAGTACTTTACTTCCATACATATAAATCAATTTACAtctattaatttatattatggGGTTTCCTTATAATTAAGAGTGTGATCTCTTGTCGTCGCTTTATAAATCTGgaaataaaaactaattataataaataaataaaaattagataCTAGTAACAATAAATCCTAGTTGAGATTTATAAATCTTGACTTGGTGCTTTTCCACGCATTCTTACACAAAACGTTTTCGTAGGAGACTTTGTCTATAATAATATCCTTAATAAAAACATGTTAATTTTTTGTTACATCTCCGatttttatttgcatatttttttaattttgaatctcGAAGTCAAAACAATTATTTATTCTTCGTCAAGGCCAAATTTGTAATTGGGAATTGATAGCAACTCGAGGCTCGAAATTCTTCTATATTAAAAAACGATTGATATTCACTGATTGAAGGTTggctaattattttattacgCATTGCGTCGATATTCTAAGCCATCACGGAACTTCTAATAAAAAAACCAGATTAAtagcataaaaataaaacaaaacaaacattttaaaaCCAAACCAAGACATCTCACAAGTAAAGATTCTAAATGTGAACTCAAACTTTAGATCTTTCCctagaataaataaataaatcaaatagtTCAACTAAATCATTGAATTATTAGTACACCCATTAAAACCTATTCTGAAAAAATCAAATTGATACCAGCATGTAAAAATACTTTGGCATAGATATATAATATGGTTAGTTTGGTATTAAGATGGAAATAACTTGCAAATTTGTGCCAAAAAGAAAACATCTATTTTTAAGCAGGCAGAAGAGAATAGTAGAATTTAGCAGTTTAGAGTATTCAAATATATTGTCTATGCCCACTCAATCGTATTCTctttttcttccattttttaattataattgattggattataaattagtactccctccgtccctgaaaatttgtcccaactttcctttttcgtccgtcccccaaaatttgtcccatttcacttttaccatttttggtagtggaccccacattccactaactcattcctactcacattttattataaaactaatatataaaagtcaagcccacattccactaactttttcaatccactttccattacattacttaaaacccgtgcccggtcaaaccgggacgaattttgggggacggaggtagtaatactTATATTAGAAATAATGAATATTTTACTAGTCATAAAATGGGCAATAGAAACTTGTAGTATAATAGTAATATAAGAAGGTATGACCACTTTCGGAAAGGAAAGTCAACCAACGTAACTATGTCTGTGGGAAGTCGGTTTGATCGGCTAATGTTGGTGGTCCACCAATCACATCACCTCATCACcacacttatttcctttctgggcgtcccaagttatttgcactatttccatttttagtaaaaaaattcaCCTACaaccgtaatatttgactttgctatacactcattccttaatctccgtgccgaaaatgaaacgtgcgagtagtgagggacggagggagtactaaatacaattaatatctatctatctatctttctttcttaattaattaattactccacATGTAATTTTTAAAGAGTATCAATGTTTTGCGATATGCCTCGAAATAAAGAGCTTATTATTATTCCAATTGAATACTTGTTCGcgtaagaccatccacaataaccgcccagcgaccgcccagccgagcgccggcgctgggcggttcgctgggcggtctattgcagccgcccagccgctgactggagagagaaaccgcgcagcgctgggcggtggcgtggcgctgggcggtcctttcggcgctattgcagcttccggatcgcccagcgcaccgcccagcgcgaaaattaatttttttttccgaaacactatatatacgcgctttgctcgtcattttcattcgcaccattttcatacggagacgaggagtgaattgtcactcttttttattaatgtattttttttaaattaatgtactttttttaaattattgtacttttttaaattttaatggtattattaaacttttcccgtatatgtctcgtaaattaaatttcgtatattgtgtgattgttaattatgtcattttatataattgttattagtgatatggctattgatgtggctgggctatttatgatgtggctaggctatggctgggctatttatgatgtggcaggaggatttttagtgctgatgatgtggcagtggctgggttatggctgggctattgctgggctattcctattgtggatggcctaagtacAAATATAAAAATCTTGATCGTGCAATTGGCGAGTTTATTTTACAGAATTGTCACTATAATGAGAAATATATTTTACTCTGTGGTCAAAATCCTCACTATAATTGATGTAACTAGATTGTACCCGATTTTTGTGTGGTGAATTGTTTGTTCTCGAAAGAATCCTgagttttattataattataataataataataataaatacttaATTAGCTACATTTGAATCTTACACATGTACActcaaaatatgaatatattatCATAGAAAATATTGcaactcattttttattttcacgtaaaaataaaacatctaatcacacttactttattttttcttttactttatcctctcccctctttcttctactttatttaactcactaaacacaactttcttaaatctcatgccgaaaagaaacgcctgaagtaacgtgggacggagggagtatgtttcaAGTTTTAAATGAGTCACATTTTCACTCTTTGATCACGAAAATTTATTATGGTGGGTGACATTTTTGATACAATGAGCACTTATTATTGGTACACcaaaatgaatttgaatttttcaaacATATACAAAGTGTGATAAGATATTTCGACTTAACCATGAAGCGAGTTGTAAGGTGGCCACGTGTAGGCGTGTTTGACATTATTATTTTAGATCATGACATGAATTTGGTAGCAACTTTGTCGACGAATGTGTTGTTTTATTGACAAAAGTGGAAATCCACTACCGACCTATTAAATTCTTCCAATGGAAATTACATTGTCGTGATTTGACTttcttgattatttaatttgaacTCTAGTTTAGTTCCATTTCAAGAGCATTCCGTAGTGTATGAACGGAGATGAGCCGCGACGGAAGCGGCAGTGCCCCCTCCGTTGCTGGTGGATGAGGATGGTTGGGTGACCAGCGCCTCACCTGGAAAGGAGAGCCGCGACAGTCACCGCCGCGCTTGGAAGTGGGGTGGGGTTTTGGGATGTGAgggtttttaatatttttaaaatttcaaattctatAAGTATACTTCATTCTTTGTCCAATATATTTTTctctttaaaaaatattactccattctTCCCACTTTAGGAGGCTCGGTTTACCATTTTTAGGTGTCCCACTTTAGAAGTTCCGGTTGGAATATTCCTTAAATGGAattaggtctcacattccattaacatttttccactcacattttattataaaactaatataaaaaagtaggatccacattccgctatcttttttcaccaactttcatttacatttcttaaaacttgtaccGAACTCAACTGGGACTCCTAaaatgggacaaagggagtaattCATTCGAGGCCAGAGCCCGGATGCAAATGCTTTTCTCAAGCATGGAATTAATCGTTGATGCACTACTTGTACCTACAATCTCAAAAAAAATTAGGGAAAGAGACTACTTGAAATAATACCCGACTTCCTAAGCTTCGCTTATACCACGACCACCcatgtatattcaccgagaccgtgaGGATGCTCTCTTCGGCTAGATCAAGACTTTTTCTTCGGCTTGATCCATGGACTTCTTAGCTTAAAGACCAACAACACAATCACTAGGCTACTAACTTTAATATGACGTTTATTGAAAATTCATATTTTCCTACGCACGGAGGGGGCGATCTTGCTATTTCCGGCTCAACTCTAAGGGATATTTAGGCTCTCCTGACTTTCGaaagggggcggtcgccccttGAATCCGCCAGTGGCTGACGTGGCTAGAGTTTTTGCGTGGCGGAAGTCATCCCATCATGGATGCTAGACTTGTAAAGTTTGttttttaggccatccacaataggaatagctcagcaatagcccagccatagcctagccacaaactcctcctgccacatcatcaacactaaaaatcctcctgccacatcatcaaaacaagcaaatagcacagccatagcctagccatagcctagccacatcactcaaaattatataaaacaaataataaacaatcacacaaaatacggaattaaatttacgacacagatatgagaaaattcaataataatattaaaattttaaaaagtacattaattaaaaaaacacacttcattaaaattaaaataacattacaacatcctcattaatgagtttgccccacatcgaaagtgaaattcaaaacattcaaggatgtctctataaaaaagaaacaaccaagaatgagtttgtcccacattgaaagtggaacataaaacattcaaagatgtctctataaaagagaaacaaccaagaatgagtttgtcccgcatcaaaagtggaacataaaacattcaaggatgtctttataaaagagaaacaaccaagaatgagtttgtcccacatcgaaagtggaacataaaacattcaaggatgtctctataaaagagaaacaaccaagaataagtttgtcccacatcgaaagtggaacataaaacattcatcgatgtctctataaaatagaaacaaccaagaatgagtttgtcccacatcgaaagtggaacataaaacattcaaggatgtctctataaaagagaaacaaccaagaatgagtttgtcccacatcgaaagtggaacataaaacattcatcgatgtctctataaaatagaaacaaccaagaatgagtttcataaaaaaacattaaataaaaaaaattaaaaaatccgttgggcgatgcgctcggcgatccggagcctgcaatggcgtcgagcggatcgcccagcgcccacACATCGCCGAGCGCTGggcggtttttaattccgaaatccgctgggcggttgcaatggaccgcctagcgccggggctcggctaggcggtgcgctaggcgccttTGCGGATGGCCTTAACATAGACTATTTTTGTCAACAGTTAAATGAAACGGCAAGTCTCACAACTAACATACCGTTACAATCGAATATAAGTGACATATAACAAAAAATACAATTGAAAGTTACAAATCAAACTAGATCTAAACCGCAAGACTGATGATATGAAAGAAACACAAACTatttaaagaataaaatatatttgaaCAGAAAAGACAGAAAACTCTGATCCCGTTGGAGCAGCTAACCTAGGCGGCACAACTCACAAAGGTAAGGAGTAAAAGATAATGAGCTTTGAGCCAATTTAACAAAATAAATGGGCCAAGAATATCACACATATGTTGTTCAAAAGGCGTTTGTAATTATTAATTACTGGAATTTTATTCTCACATAACTCAATTGCATCTTTTATGCCTTTCTTGTTTAAAAAGTAGATCAATTAAAGTATCAAACAAGCTTGATAAGCCCATAAAAGATCAACTTGAATATTTAATATGAACAATAATAATTTAGTACACATATTAGTATACAATAGAGGGGCCATGGCTTCTTATGGTCAAAGTGAGCACTGTCAATTGTTACGTAATTAACCAACTATTCACTATAATTACGAAATTAATCATGAAGTAATTTTTAGTGTAGTAGGAGTAATAACTTAACAAATATCGTAACTACAATTATGTACTCCTATTAAATGTTCGAAAATCGAAAATATGCATGAGATATATAAAATCTAAAGGTCATCAACTCCTACAAATGCCTTTCAGTGTTTCATTTGACTATAGCAAGAAGACATTTTGTATTACCAAATAGTATTAATTCTCGTCACaccaattcaaaaaaaaaaacacaatctaAATCGAATAATCATACAAACCTGGTCCAAAAATGACAATTACcaccaaataaaataaaataaaatactaacaaAAAAAGACTTGTAAAGCAATTAAGAAACTCAAATCGATGGCTCACCTCTTCTCAAGATGTGCTCTTTTCAGCTCCATAAACTTGGCCGCCAGCTCATCATAATCCGGAAGCTTTGGATGGATGTGGCGATGAGGCGAGTAGACGTCAGGAGACTGACTGAATGATTCTTCCTCGGGCGATGACCCTTCCGACTCCCCATAATATGAGGCAAATTCATTGTAAGCTGGGGTTAGGCTTCCTTGAATGATTGATCTCTTCCTCGACCTTTTCCTTATCGACTTTGTCAACTCTGTTTCATCCGCGCCAAACGATTTGAACACGAATAATCTCTGATCTTGGAGATTGCTATCATTGATCACGGGTGGAATGAACTCCTCGATATCATCAAGATAGATCACTTCTTCACCCAATTTGACTGAAATTTCTGAACTAGTCTCCATCTCATTTCCTAACTCGACTTCTTTCCTCATTCCAAAACATGattttctccaaaatttcttgGATTCATTCAACAAATCTTCGTACATGATCTTCATGTCTCCCTCTCCCATCTCGAGCTCTACGACGTGGTTTTGATCATTCATCTGAGCTCATTCATGCGCACATTGAAAAATATGTGATTAATTTATTgatagtaattaaattgaaagttTAAAAATCATGTACATTGAATTTCACCTCATTTTCGAGAAATTGAGGTTTGTATTCAAGAAACAAAGGCTGTTCCTTAGTGTAACTTTCAGCAATTTCATCCACGAATTTGTACTTGACATCGTCAGGCACACTTCTCATTTCAAGATTTTCTATAATCTGCAATAAAgacaaaaaagaaattaaataaaatagtccCATATTGATTGTTGAATTATGCAATGGAGGAATTAGACATTTTAACATGTTTCATTTCATAGCTTCCTCAACAAAGTTCAAtttgaaatcaaaataaaattttacaacataaaaagaatcacattttttttatcatagttCTTGATATTAATCTTAAAGCAACCATAGGGTTATTAGAGCTACGTACGACATATAACAAAATTCAAATTCTTAAATTTAACTAATTATATACTTAATACTTTCTCtgtccactaatttttttaaagtgttaatgtaaaattaataaaaatataaaagaaaaaaaatattgaaattttaattttgtggacgaaccaaaatagaaaaaagtagGGAGACCCCACACGTAATGAACGCAAGTAGCTAAAACAAGAGAAGACGGGCTCACCTCAGTACTGACGAGGTGCCCGGGAAGTAGCTCGAGTGCGGAGGTGACGAATTTTTGACCGTAACGGCTGGCGAAGAGCTTCCTGATGGAGAGGAGCTCGGGAAGCTCCCCAAATCTCGCTGATGAGAAAATCAGTGTTGATGCTGCTTCATTG encodes:
- the LOC121783908 gene encoding uncharacterized protein LOC121783908 isoform X2, translating into MFNIILFGWRNASKCKKLIKRVQCRLKLLRSKRSCIVKQLRRDVAELLKHGHHQLAFERVVVDENMVQVYDLLYQFCEFVIINLPYIRKHRDCPNDINEAASTLIFSSARFGELPELLSIRKLFASRYGQKFVTSALELLPGHLVSTEIIENLEMRSVPDDVKYKFVDEIAESYTKEQPLFLEYKPQFLENEMNDQNHVVELEMGEGDMKIMYEDLLNESKKFWRKSCFGMRKEVELGNEMETSSEISVKLGEEVIYLDDIEEFIPPVINDSNLQDQRLFVFKSFGADETELTKSIRKRSRKRSIIQGSLTPAYNEFASYYGESEGSSPEEESFSQSPDVYSPHRHIHPKLPDYDELAAKFMELKRAHLEKR
- the LOC121783908 gene encoding uncharacterized protein LOC121783908 isoform X1; its protein translation is MFNIILFGWRNASKCKKLIKRVQCRLKLLRSKRSCIVKQLRRDVAELLKHGHHQLAFERVEQVVVDENMVQVYDLLYQFCEFVIINLPYIRKHRDCPNDINEAASTLIFSSARFGELPELLSIRKLFASRYGQKFVTSALELLPGHLVSTEIIENLEMRSVPDDVKYKFVDEIAESYTKEQPLFLEYKPQFLENEMNDQNHVVELEMGEGDMKIMYEDLLNESKKFWRKSCFGMRKEVELGNEMETSSEISVKLGEEVIYLDDIEEFIPPVINDSNLQDQRLFVFKSFGADETELTKSIRKRSRKRSIIQGSLTPAYNEFASYYGESEGSSPEEESFSQSPDVYSPHRHIHPKLPDYDELAAKFMELKRAHLEKR